A single Streptomyces mirabilis DNA region contains:
- a CDS encoding ATP-dependent helicase, whose protein sequence is MSSSSSTRRLSHPQVRQGTHGAYRLVRTAPVRVGPPRLDAEQRAVVDHDTGPLLVLAGPGTGKTTTLVESVAARIARGGDPERILVLTFSRKAAVELRDRMALRIGAARAPRATTFHSFCYALVRAHQDSDLFVEPLRLLSGPEQDVAVRELLAGQPDLERLGLAHVRWPDELRACLTTRGFADEVRAVLARSRELGLSPDALTAFARRIGRPDWGAAAAFLAEYLDVLDLQGVLDYAELVHRAVLLAGRPGVAERLAGQYDAVYVDEYQDTDPAQVRLLHALAGGGRNLVAFGDPDQSIYAFRGADVNGILDFPDAFPRADGRPAPVEVLRTSRRSGAALLTATRLITQRMPLTRLPAEKVRAHRGLSPVRDGGAVEVYTYPTAGTELDNIADILRRAHLEDGVPWGDMAVLVRAGSRTIPTIRRALTAAGVPLDIDGDDLPLRHEPAVTPLLTALRAVARAESGTAAPSGGDSGVREDIDVAEDADTSEDADVPEDADAQAAPWLDTETALTLLASPLASMDAADLRRLGRALREEERAAGNHVPPPSDELLTRALAEPERLVAHDPAYARGAQRLGALLRKARERLAGGGTAEEALWDLWEGTPWPQRLERAARRGGAAGRNADRDLDAVCALFATAARAEERTGGRGALNFLEEIEAQDIAADTLTRRAVRPAAVRLMTAHRSKGLQWRVVVVAGVQEGLWPDLRRRGSLLEADRIGRDGLAEPLTPGALLSEERRLFYVAATRARERLVVTAVKAPADDGDQPSRFLTELGVEPRDVTGRPRRPLSVAALVAELRATTVDPRVSDALRQAAAHRLAKLAALGDEDGRPLVPSAHPYRWWGMYEPTESKVPLRDRDQPVVLSGSALDQLANTCALQWFLGREVKADAPATAAQGFGNVVHVLADEVASGRTPADLAVLMERLDSVWNALAFDAPWKSAQEKEHARVALERFLKWHVDSNGVRAGRVPVASEHDFDVTLEAGDYEVRIRGSMDRVETDTEGRAYVVDFKTGKHAPSAAEVAHHPQLAVYQLAVREGAVDDTFDGVRPEPGGAELVQLRQGAAKKNGGETLPKVQAQEPLEGEWVGDLLATAAGKVLDERFSPTTGQHCTHCAFRASCSARPEGRHVVE, encoded by the coding sequence GTGAGCTCCTCTTCTTCCACCAGGCGCCTGTCGCACCCCCAGGTGCGGCAGGGGACCCACGGCGCGTACCGACTGGTGCGTACCGCGCCGGTCCGAGTGGGGCCCCCTCGTCTGGACGCAGAGCAGCGCGCGGTGGTTGACCATGACACGGGCCCGCTGCTCGTGCTGGCCGGCCCCGGCACCGGCAAGACGACCACGCTCGTCGAGTCCGTCGCGGCCCGGATCGCGCGGGGCGGCGACCCGGAACGCATCCTGGTGCTGACGTTCAGCCGCAAGGCGGCCGTCGAGCTGCGCGACCGCATGGCGCTGCGCATAGGGGCCGCCCGCGCCCCCCGGGCGACCACCTTCCACTCGTTCTGCTACGCCCTGGTCCGCGCCCACCAGGACAGTGACCTGTTCGTGGAGCCCCTGCGGCTGCTGTCCGGACCCGAACAGGACGTGGCGGTGCGCGAACTGCTCGCGGGCCAGCCCGACCTGGAGCGGCTCGGCCTCGCCCATGTCCGCTGGCCGGACGAGCTGCGCGCCTGCCTGACCACGCGCGGCTTCGCCGACGAGGTCCGCGCGGTACTGGCACGTAGCCGTGAACTGGGCCTGAGCCCCGACGCCCTGACCGCCTTCGCCCGGCGCATCGGCCGCCCCGACTGGGGAGCGGCCGCCGCCTTCCTCGCCGAGTACCTGGACGTTCTCGACCTCCAAGGAGTGCTCGACTACGCGGAACTCGTCCACCGCGCGGTGCTGCTCGCCGGGCGTCCGGGCGTCGCCGAACGTCTCGCCGGACAGTACGACGCCGTCTACGTGGACGAGTACCAGGACACCGATCCCGCGCAGGTCCGGCTGCTGCACGCCCTCGCCGGCGGCGGCCGCAACCTGGTCGCCTTCGGTGACCCCGACCAGTCGATCTACGCCTTCCGGGGTGCGGACGTGAACGGCATCCTGGACTTCCCCGACGCCTTCCCGCGCGCGGACGGCCGTCCCGCGCCGGTCGAGGTGCTGCGCACCTCCCGCCGCTCCGGCGCCGCCCTGCTCACCGCCACCCGCCTGATCACCCAGCGCATGCCGCTGACCCGACTTCCGGCGGAGAAGGTACGCGCCCACCGCGGGCTGTCTCCGGTACGGGACGGCGGCGCCGTCGAGGTCTACACGTACCCGACGGCGGGCACGGAGCTGGACAACATCGCGGACATCCTGCGCCGCGCCCACCTGGAGGACGGCGTCCCCTGGGGCGACATGGCCGTCCTGGTGCGCGCCGGCTCCCGCACGATCCCGACGATCAGGCGGGCGCTCACCGCGGCGGGTGTGCCGCTCGACATCGACGGCGACGACCTGCCGCTGCGGCACGAACCGGCGGTGACGCCTTTGCTGACGGCACTGCGAGCGGTGGCACGCGCGGAGTCGGGTACGGCCGCGCCCTCCGGCGGTGACAGTGGCGTACGCGAAGACATCGACGTAGCTGAGGATGCCGACACATCTGAAGACGCCGACGTACCTGAGGATGCCGACGCGCAAGCCGCGCCCTGGCTCGACACCGAAACCGCGCTCACCCTGCTCGCCTCGCCCCTCGCGAGCATGGACGCGGCCGATCTGCGGCGCCTGGGGCGCGCGCTGCGCGAGGAGGAGCGCGCCGCGGGCAACCACGTACCGCCGCCCTCCGACGAACTGCTCACCCGCGCGCTGGCCGAGCCGGAGCGGCTCGTCGCGCACGACCCGGCGTACGCCCGGGGAGCCCAGCGCCTCGGCGCGCTGCTGCGCAAGGCGCGGGAGCGCCTGGCGGGCGGCGGGACGGCCGAGGAGGCGCTCTGGGACCTCTGGGAGGGAACACCGTGGCCGCAGCGCCTGGAGCGGGCCGCCCGGCGCGGTGGCGCGGCCGGACGCAACGCCGACCGCGACCTCGACGCCGTCTGCGCGCTGTTCGCGACCGCGGCCCGCGCCGAGGAACGCACCGGCGGGCGCGGTGCCCTCAACTTCCTGGAGGAGATCGAGGCCCAGGACATCGCCGCCGACACTCTCACCCGCAGGGCGGTGCGCCCCGCCGCCGTACGCCTGATGACCGCGCACCGCTCCAAGGGCCTTCAGTGGCGCGTCGTCGTCGTCGCGGGCGTCCAGGAGGGCCTGTGGCCGGACCTGCGCCGTCGCGGCTCCCTGCTGGAGGCCGACCGCATCGGACGCGACGGCCTCGCCGAACCCCTCACCCCCGGAGCGCTCCTCTCCGAAGAGCGCCGTCTGTTCTACGTGGCCGCCACACGCGCGCGTGAACGCCTGGTCGTCACCGCCGTGAAGGCCCCCGCCGACGACGGTGACCAGCCCTCCCGCTTCCTCACCGAACTCGGCGTCGAACCCAGGGACGTCACCGGCCGCCCCCGCCGCCCGCTGTCCGTCGCCGCCCTGGTCGCCGAACTGCGCGCCACCACGGTCGACCCGCGGGTCTCGGACGCCCTCCGGCAGGCCGCGGCCCACCGCCTGGCCAAGCTCGCCGCCCTCGGCGACGAGGACGGCCGCCCCCTCGTGCCGTCGGCGCACCCCTACCGCTGGTGGGGCATGTACGAGCCGACCGAGAGCAAGGTGCCGCTGCGCGACCGCGACCAGCCCGTCGTGCTCTCCGGAAGCGCCCTCGACCAGCTCGCCAACACCTGCGCCCTGCAGTGGTTCCTGGGCCGCGAGGTCAAGGCCGACGCGCCCGCGACCGCCGCCCAGGGCTTCGGCAACGTCGTGCACGTCCTCGCCGACGAGGTCGCCTCCGGACGCACCCCCGCCGACCTCGCCGTCCTCATGGAACGTCTGGACTCCGTGTGGAACGCGCTCGCCTTCGACGCGCCCTGGAAGTCCGCGCAGGAGAAGGAGCACGCGCGCGTGGCGCTCGAACGCTTCCTGAAGTGGCACGTCGACTCCAACGGCGTCCGTGCGGGACGTGTGCCGGTGGCCAGTGAGCACGACTTCGACGTGACCCTGGAGGCGGGCGACTACGAAGTGCGCATCCGGGGCTCCATGGACCGTGTCGAGACGGACACCGAGGGCCGCGCCTACGTGGTCGACTTCAAGACCGGCAAACATGCGCCCAGCGCCGCGGAGGTGGCGCACCACCCGCAGCTCGCCGTCTACCAGCTCGCCGTCCGTGAGGGGGCCGTAGACGACACCTTCGACGGCGTACGCCCCGAGCCGGGCGGCGCGGAACTCGTCCAGCTGCGCCAGGGTGCCGCCAAGAAGAACGGCGGCGAGACCCTCCCCAAGGTGCAGGCCCAGGAGCCCCTGGAGGGCGAGTGGGTCGGCGACCTGCTGGCCACCGCGGCCGGGAAGGTCCTCGACGAACGGTTCTCCCCGACCACGGGACAACACTGCACGCACTGCGCTTTCCGGGCATCGTGCAGCGCTCGGCCCGAGGGACGCCACGTGGTCGAGTGA
- a CDS encoding lysylphosphatidylglycerol synthase domain-containing protein, whose protein sequence is MRQQGVHPEDAESTSAASSRPDTGDTDPKDLGEAADEPTTTVDEEPVPDTHGRAQKRLDPKDDCGDEVHNDEVEGDEPLLPARVHRPSDLMRLMVGVLAIAVLLAIAAFAHGTTSGLEQDINKGTGQAPDLLIKIAGLASSIAILLVPVAFAIERLIKRDGLRIADGVLAAVLAHGVTLATDLWVAKGAPSSIQEALTQPSPGDIHALTDPVHGYLAPVIAYMTAVGMSRRPRWRAVLWVVLLLDAFSMLVTGYTTPFSIILTVLIGWSVAYGTLYAVGSPNVRPTGRTLMAGLRHVGFHPVSAAREDTPDTTENGDRGRRYFVTLEDGPPLDVTVVDREQQAQGFFYRVWRNLTLRGLATRRSLQSLRQALEQEALLAYAAIAAGANAPKLIATSELGPDAVMLVYEHTGGRTLDSLPDELITDDLLRDTWHQVQALQSRRIAHRRLAGDAILVDRSGTVILTDLRGGEIAAGDLLLRMDIAQLLTTLGLRVGAERTVASAVGVLGPDPIADCLPLLQPIALTRSTRATLRKLARERAHRERDAVLEASRQNKLARAEQTQHAEAAVEKPGKKAVRAEQRAEKRAIDEALDEAREEDLLTQIRHQVLRIRPQAPVEPARLERVRPRTLMSFIAGAIGGYFLLTQLTHIEFGTLFDNAQWGWVAAAVLFSALSYFAAAMALLGFVPERVPFMRAVAAQVAGSFVKIVAPAAVGGVALNTRFLQRAGVRPGLAVASVGASQLFGLGCHILMLLSFGYLTGTEKTPSLSPSRTVIAGLLTVAVLVLVVTSVPFLRKFVSTRVRSLFAGVVPRMLDVLQRPQKLITGIGGMLLLTACFVMCLDASIRAFGHQQPTTLSLASVAVVFLAGNALGSAAPTPGGVGAVEATLTVGLIAVGLPKEVAAPAVLLYRLLTLWLPVLPGWLFFNHLTRKGAL, encoded by the coding sequence ATGAGGCAGCAGGGCGTGCACCCCGAAGACGCGGAGAGCACCTCCGCGGCCTCGTCGCGTCCGGACACCGGCGACACCGACCCGAAGGACTTGGGCGAGGCGGCGGACGAGCCCACGACGACGGTGGACGAAGAACCCGTTCCTGACACCCACGGACGAGCCCAGAAGCGGCTCGATCCGAAGGACGACTGCGGCGACGAGGTCCACAACGACGAGGTCGAGGGCGACGAACCGCTGCTGCCCGCGCGCGTGCACCGTCCGTCCGATCTGATGCGGCTCATGGTCGGCGTCCTCGCCATCGCCGTGCTGCTGGCCATCGCCGCGTTCGCGCACGGCACCACCTCGGGACTCGAACAGGACATCAACAAGGGCACGGGCCAGGCACCCGATCTGCTGATCAAGATCGCGGGTCTGGCGTCGAGCATCGCGATCCTCCTGGTGCCGGTCGCCTTCGCGATCGAGCGGCTGATCAAGCGGGACGGGCTGCGCATCGCCGACGGCGTGCTGGCCGCGGTCCTCGCGCACGGAGTGACACTCGCCACGGACCTGTGGGTCGCCAAGGGCGCCCCGAGCTCCATCCAGGAGGCGCTCACCCAGCCCTCGCCGGGTGACATCCATGCCCTGACCGACCCGGTGCACGGCTATCTGGCGCCGGTCATCGCGTACATGACTGCCGTCGGGATGTCCCGCAGACCGCGCTGGCGCGCGGTGCTGTGGGTGGTGCTGCTCCTCGACGCCTTCTCCATGCTGGTCACCGGCTACACCACGCCGTTCTCGATCATCCTCACGGTGCTGATCGGCTGGAGCGTCGCGTACGGGACGCTGTACGCGGTCGGCTCGCCGAATGTGCGTCCGACCGGGCGGACGCTCATGGCGGGCCTGCGGCACGTCGGCTTCCACCCCGTCAGCGCGGCCCGCGAGGACACGCCCGACACCACGGAGAACGGCGACCGCGGTCGGCGCTACTTCGTCACCCTGGAGGACGGCCCGCCGCTGGACGTCACGGTGGTCGACCGTGAGCAGCAGGCCCAGGGCTTCTTCTACCGCGTGTGGCGCAACCTGACGTTGCGCGGCCTCGCCACCCGTCGCAGTCTCCAGTCGCTGCGCCAGGCCCTGGAGCAGGAGGCGCTCCTCGCGTACGCGGCCATCGCGGCTGGGGCCAACGCCCCGAAGCTGATCGCGACCTCCGAGCTCGGTCCGGACGCCGTGATGCTCGTCTACGAGCACACCGGCGGGCGCACCCTGGACTCGCTGCCCGACGAACTCATCACGGACGATCTCCTGCGCGACACCTGGCACCAGGTGCAGGCACTTCAGTCGCGACGTATCGCGCACCGCAGGCTCGCGGGTGACGCGATTTTGGTGGATCGTTCCGGCACGGTGATCCTCACCGATCTGCGCGGCGGTGAGATCGCGGCCGGCGATCTGCTGCTGCGCATGGACATCGCCCAGTTGCTGACCACGCTGGGGCTGCGCGTCGGCGCCGAGCGCACGGTGGCATCAGCCGTCGGTGTGCTCGGCCCGGACCCGATCGCCGACTGCCTGCCGCTGCTGCAGCCCATCGCACTGACCCGCTCCACCCGCGCGACGCTGCGCAAGCTGGCCCGGGAGCGCGCACATCGCGAACGCGACGCGGTCCTGGAAGCCTCCCGGCAGAACAAACTCGCCCGCGCGGAACAGACCCAGCACGCCGAGGCCGCGGTGGAAAAGCCCGGCAAGAAGGCCGTACGCGCGGAACAGCGGGCCGAGAAGCGGGCGATCGACGAGGCACTGGACGAAGCACGCGAGGAGGATCTCCTCACCCAGATCCGCCACCAGGTGCTGCGGATCCGCCCGCAGGCGCCGGTCGAACCGGCCCGCCTGGAGCGGGTGCGGCCGCGCACGCTGATGAGTTTCATCGCCGGTGCCATCGGCGGGTACTTCCTGCTGACGCAGCTCACCCACATCGAGTTCGGGACCCTCTTCGACAACGCCCAGTGGGGCTGGGTCGCCGCGGCCGTGCTGTTCTCCGCGCTGAGCTACTTCGCCGCGGCGATGGCGCTGCTCGGCTTCGTACCGGAGCGGGTGCCCTTCATGCGGGCCGTCGCGGCGCAGGTCGCCGGCTCGTTCGTGAAGATCGTGGCGCCCGCCGCGGTCGGCGGTGTCGCCCTCAACACGCGCTTCCTGCAGCGTGCGGGGGTGCGACCGGGGCTCGCGGTGGCGAGTGTCGGCGCGTCCCAGCTGTTCGGGCTCGGCTGCCACATCCTGATGCTGCTGTCCTTCGGCTATCTGACCGGCACCGAGAAGACGCCGTCCCTGTCGCCCTCCCGCACGGTCATCGCCGGTCTGCTGACGGTCGCCGTACTGGTACTCGTCGTGACGTCGGTGCCGTTCCTGCGCAAATTCGTCAGCACGCGCGTGAGGTCGCTGTTCGCGGGCGTCGTACCGCGCATGCTCGACGTGCTCCAGCGGCCCCAGAAACTGATCACCGGCATCGGCGGCATGCTGCTGCTGACCGCCTGCTTCGTGATGTGCCTGGACGCGTCGATCCGCGCCTTCGGCCACCAGCAGCCCACCACGCTCAGCCTCGCCAGCGTCGCCGTCGTCTTCCTCGCCGGTAACGCGCTCGGCTCCGCGGCGCCGACCCCCGGCGGCGTCGGCGCGGTCGAGGCGACCCTCACGGTCGGTCTGATCGCCGTGGGGCTCCCCAAGGAGGTCGCCGCCCCCGCGGTGCTGCTGTACCGGCTGCTGACACTGTGGCTTCCGGTGCTTCCGGGCTGGCTGTTCTTCAACCACCTGACCCGCAAGGGCGCCCTCTAG
- a CDS encoding MGMT family protein, with product MSEESLPTDVLPEYAERVLEVADSIPPGHVMTYGDVAEWLEEGGPRQVGRVMALYGGAVPWWRVVRADGALLPGHELEALGHYRDEGTPLKEASRASEGHLPRIDMRRARWDGGERAQGHT from the coding sequence ATGAGCGAGGAGAGCCTTCCGACGGATGTCCTGCCGGAGTACGCGGAGCGGGTCCTTGAGGTCGCCGACTCGATCCCGCCCGGGCACGTGATGACGTACGGGGACGTCGCCGAGTGGCTGGAGGAGGGCGGACCGCGCCAGGTGGGCCGGGTGATGGCCCTCTACGGAGGAGCGGTCCCGTGGTGGCGGGTCGTCCGCGCGGACGGCGCGCTGCTCCCGGGCCACGAACTCGAGGCGCTGGGCCACTACCGCGACGAGGGCACGCCCCTGAAGGAGGCGAGCAGGGCCTCCGAGGGGCATCTGCCGCGCATCGACATGAGACGGGCACGATGGGACGGCGGCGAACGCGCGCAGGGTCACACCTGA